Proteins from a genomic interval of Sphingomonas sp. Y38-1Y:
- a CDS encoding tryptophan halogenase family protein, whose product MADERAQRVVIVGGGTSGWMAAAALAKLLPRRVSIDLIESEAIGIVGVGEATLPHIRAFNERLGIAEADFMRWTRATFKLGIEFRDWGRIGDSYVHPFGTFGRGQSDVDFHHYWTRLRLAGYDVPPLEQFSMACMMARMGRFTTPGDPASVAGTFGYAYQFDAVLFAPYLRAIAEGLGARRTEGKVVNVELDGESGNILAVKLEDGRRIEGDLFVDCSGFRSLLLGEALGEPFQDWSRWLPADRAAAMPCRTETAVTPYTSAIAMPAGWRWRIPLQHRTGNGYVYSSAFVSDDEAASAIQRAVEGESMASPRLLRFRAGRRERSWVRNCVAIGLASGFLEPLESTSIYLVQQAITALLELWPERDIADADRDEFNRIIDLEYDRIRDFLILHYHATERDDSDFWNYVRTMPIPDSLAEKMELFRRRGRIVKYREGVFLDASWVAVYLGQRVVPQGFDPRADLPPGGALMRGMAELSEEIAATARAMPEHLRFIERYCPMAEAA is encoded by the coding sequence ATGGCGGACGAACGCGCGCAGCGGGTCGTGATCGTGGGTGGCGGCACATCGGGCTGGATGGCGGCGGCGGCGCTGGCCAAGCTGTTGCCGCGCCGGGTTTCCATCGACCTCATCGAATCGGAAGCGATCGGCATCGTCGGCGTCGGCGAAGCGACGCTGCCGCACATCCGCGCCTTCAACGAGCGGCTGGGCATCGCCGAGGCTGACTTCATGCGCTGGACGCGCGCGACCTTCAAACTCGGGATCGAGTTTCGCGACTGGGGCCGGATCGGTGACAGCTATGTCCACCCGTTCGGCACGTTCGGGCGCGGGCAGAGCGACGTCGACTTCCACCATTACTGGACCCGGCTGCGGCTGGCGGGCTACGACGTGCCGCCGCTCGAGCAATTCTCGATGGCGTGCATGATGGCGCGGATGGGGCGGTTCACCACCCCCGGCGATCCCGCGAGCGTCGCGGGCACCTTCGGCTATGCCTATCAGTTCGATGCCGTCCTTTTCGCGCCCTATCTGCGCGCGATCGCGGAGGGGCTCGGCGCGCGGCGGACCGAGGGCAAGGTCGTCAATGTCGAACTGGACGGCGAAAGCGGCAACATTCTTGCGGTCAAGCTGGAGGACGGGCGGCGGATCGAGGGCGACCTGTTCGTCGACTGCTCGGGCTTCCGCTCGCTGCTGCTGGGCGAGGCGCTGGGCGAGCCGTTCCAGGACTGGTCGCGCTGGCTCCCCGCCGATCGAGCGGCGGCGATGCCGTGCCGCACCGAGACCGCGGTCACGCCCTATACCAGCGCGATCGCGATGCCCGCGGGCTGGCGCTGGCGCATTCCGCTCCAGCACCGCACCGGCAACGGCTATGTCTATTCGAGCGCCTTCGTCTCCGATGACGAGGCGGCGTCGGCGATCCAGCGCGCGGTCGAGGGCGAGTCGATGGCATCCCCCCGCCTGCTCCGCTTTCGTGCCGGGCGGCGCGAGCGAAGCTGGGTGCGAAATTGCGTCGCGATCGGGCTGGCGAGCGGTTTCCTCGAGCCGCTCGAATCGACGAGCATCTACCTCGTCCAGCAGGCGATCACGGCGCTGCTCGAACTCTGGCCGGAGCGTGACATCGCCGATGCGGATCGGGACGAGTTCAACCGCATCATCGACCTCGAATACGACCGCATCCGCGACTTCCTGATCCTCCATTATCACGCGACCGAGCGGGATGATTCGGACTTCTGGAACTACGTCCGGACGATGCCGATCCCCGACAGCCTGGCCGAGAAGATGGAGCTGTTCCGCCGCCGCGGCCGGATCGTGAAGTATCGCGAGGGCGTGTTCCTCGATGCCAGCTGGGTCGCGGTGTACCTGGGTCAGCGGGTGGTGCCGCAGGGGTTCGATCCGCGCGCCGACCTGCCCCCCGGCGGCGCGCTGATGCGCGGCATGGCCGAGCTCAGCGAAGAGATCGCCGCGACCGCGCGCGCGATGCCCGAGCATCTGCGCTTCATCGAACGATACTGCCCGATGGCCGAGGCGGCATGA
- a CDS encoding tryptophan halogenase family protein: MIGEAVRRVVVVGGGLTGWSAAAALRRRLPQLDVAIVPVAPPADALADRMPATLPSILAFYGDLGLAEADAVARTGSGFRLGTRFEDWVEGLPDYVHAYGSHGEPVGTASFHQHWVRAARGGAAEPFDAFSAAATLGREGRFVPPEGGPLGGFEHGLFIDPPAHAAMLRAFARHLGVREVAGELHGITMREDGFVAAIETNGGTIEADLFVDCTGPAARLRGALGGEWLDWREWLRCDRLMIAEQPPVPAAAPLDEAIALPFGWRWRVEGLAQTSIGIAYASDHATDDQAAAALGQPGEVVALSAGSFAQPWRGNVVAIGDAATRVEPLEWTNLHLAHSAIDRLVTMMPGRDCAAVEVAEFNRQGAAEAMRVRDFLALHYLTARRPEPFWQPATPPPSLAHTLGQFAERGRLPHYEEETFARDSWLAVLLGQGVLPRRTDPLIEAVPPGPVAAGMARHREAILAAARRAPTHAAFVQAFQRQVTR, translated from the coding sequence ATGATCGGCGAGGCCGTCCGTCGCGTCGTCGTGGTCGGCGGCGGGCTGACCGGCTGGTCGGCGGCGGCGGCGCTGCGGCGGCGACTGCCGCAGCTCGACGTCGCGATCGTGCCGGTCGCGCCGCCCGCCGATGCGCTGGCCGACCGGATGCCAGCCACGCTGCCGTCGATCCTCGCCTTCTATGGCGATCTCGGCCTTGCCGAGGCGGATGCGGTGGCGCGGACGGGGTCGGGCTTCCGGCTGGGAACGCGGTTCGAGGACTGGGTCGAGGGACTGCCCGACTATGTCCACGCCTACGGCTCGCATGGCGAGCCGGTCGGCACCGCCTCGTTCCACCAGCATTGGGTTCGCGCGGCGCGGGGCGGCGCGGCCGAGCCGTTCGATGCCTTCTCGGCCGCGGCGACGCTCGGGCGCGAGGGCCGGTTCGTGCCGCCCGAAGGCGGGCCGCTCGGTGGGTTCGAGCACGGCCTGTTCATCGATCCGCCCGCGCACGCCGCGATGCTGCGCGCCTTTGCCCGGCATCTGGGCGTGCGCGAGGTCGCGGGCGAGCTTCACGGCATCACGATGCGCGAGGACGGCTTCGTGGCGGCGATCGAGACCAATGGCGGTACGATCGAGGCGGATCTGTTCGTCGACTGCACCGGCCCCGCGGCCCGCCTGCGCGGCGCGCTTGGCGGCGAGTGGCTCGACTGGCGCGAGTGGCTGCGCTGCGACCGGCTGATGATCGCCGAGCAGCCGCCGGTTCCCGCCGCTGCCCCGCTCGACGAGGCGATTGCCCTGCCCTTTGGCTGGCGCTGGCGCGTCGAGGGTCTGGCGCAGACCTCGATCGGCATCGCCTATGCCAGCGATCACGCGACCGACGATCAGGCGGCAGCGGCGCTCGGCCAGCCGGGCGAGGTCGTCGCCCTCTCTGCGGGCAGCTTCGCGCAGCCCTGGCGCGGCAACGTCGTCGCGATCGGCGATGCCGCGACGCGGGTCGAGCCGCTCGAATGGACCAACCTTCACCTTGCCCACAGCGCGATCGATCGGCTGGTGACGATGATGCCGGGCCGCGACTGCGCCGCGGTCGAGGTCGCCGAGTTCAACCGCCAGGGCGCGGCCGAGGCGATGCGCGTCCGCGACTTCCTCGCGCTCCATTATCTGACCGCCCGCCGCCCCGAGCCGTTCTGGCAGCCCGCGACCCCGCCGCCCAGCCTTGCCCATACGCTCGGCCAGTTCGCCGAGCGCGGACGCCTGCCGCATTATGAGGAAGAGACGTTCGCGCGCGATTCCTGGCTGGCGGTGCTGCTCGGCCAGGGCGTGCTGCCGCGCCGAACCGATCCGCTGATCGAGGCGGTGCCGCCCGGCCCGGTCGCGGCGGGCATGGCGCGCCACCGCGAAGCGATCCTCGCCGCCGCCCGGCGCGCGCCCACGCACGCCGCCTTCGTCCAGGCGTTCCAACGACAGGTCACCCGATGA
- a CDS encoding tryptophan halogenase family protein — protein MNEHTIRDVVIVGGGTAGWMAAAAFSRFLANGVTRITLVESDEIGTVGVGEATIPPIITFNRMLGLDENEFLRETGGTFKLGIEFVDWGGLGERYFHPFGSHGRDLQGVHFHQLWLRERARASIPDISAWSMSAVAAGMGRFGRPTPDAKSAIRDLLYAFHFDAGRYAAYLRGYAERGGVTRIEGKVERVETRADDGHVEAVVLSDGRRVEGELFIDCSGFRGLLIEEALQTGYEDWTEWLPCDRAIALPTALTGEPDPFTRATAHGSGWQWRIPLQHRMGNGHVYSSRFIDDDAAERVLLDNVEGEPLADPRHIRFTTGRRRESWNRNVVALGLSSGFIEPLESTSIHFIQSGIARLISLFPDRRFDPIERDEFNRQMRDLYEDVRDFVLLHYKATRRDDTPFWNHCRTMAVPDSLQRKIDLFRAKGRLFREGRELFATTSWVAVCLGQHIVPESHEPAADALDEGKVAQALMQMHDEYRATAERLPAHGEFIRRAGAASPFASPEPALPTFSFERESPFAGQGFTL, from the coding sequence ATGAACGAACACACGATTCGCGACGTCGTCATCGTCGGCGGCGGCACCGCCGGCTGGATGGCGGCGGCGGCTTTCTCCCGCTTCCTCGCCAACGGCGTCACGCGCATCACGCTGGTCGAATCGGACGAGATCGGCACGGTGGGCGTGGGCGAGGCGACGATCCCGCCGATCATCACCTTCAATCGGATGCTCGGGCTGGACGAGAACGAGTTCCTTCGCGAGACCGGCGGCACGTTCAAGCTTGGCATCGAGTTCGTCGACTGGGGCGGGCTTGGCGAGCGCTATTTCCACCCGTTCGGATCGCACGGCCGCGACCTTCAGGGCGTGCATTTCCACCAGCTCTGGCTGCGCGAGCGGGCGCGGGCGTCGATCCCCGACATCTCCGCCTGGTCGATGAGCGCCGTCGCCGCCGGCATGGGCCGTTTCGGACGGCCGACGCCCGACGCCAAATCGGCGATCCGAGATCTCCTCTATGCCTTCCACTTCGATGCCGGGCGCTATGCCGCCTATCTGCGCGGCTATGCCGAGCGCGGCGGCGTCACCCGGATCGAGGGCAAGGTCGAACGCGTCGAGACGCGCGCCGACGATGGGCATGTCGAGGCGGTCGTCCTGTCCGACGGACGCCGGGTGGAGGGCGAACTCTTCATCGATTGCTCGGGCTTTCGCGGGCTGCTGATCGAGGAAGCGCTTCAGACCGGATACGAGGACTGGACCGAGTGGCTGCCCTGCGACCGCGCCATCGCACTGCCCACCGCGCTGACGGGGGAGCCCGATCCGTTCACCCGCGCGACCGCGCATGGTTCGGGCTGGCAATGGCGCATCCCGCTCCAGCACCGGATGGGCAACGGCCATGTCTATTCCAGCCGCTTCATCGACGACGATGCCGCCGAGCGTGTGCTGCTGGACAATGTCGAGGGCGAGCCACTGGCCGACCCGCGCCACATCCGGTTCACGACCGGGCGGCGGCGCGAAAGCTGGAACCGCAACGTCGTCGCGCTCGGGCTGTCGAGCGGGTTCATCGAGCCGCTCGAATCGACCTCGATCCACTTCATCCAGTCGGGCATCGCGCGGCTGATCTCGCTGTTCCCCGACCGTCGCTTCGACCCCATCGAACGCGACGAGTTCAACCGCCAGATGCGCGACCTCTATGAGGACGTGCGCGATTTCGTCCTCCTTCATTACAAGGCGACGCGTCGCGACGACACGCCCTTCTGGAACCACTGCCGCACGATGGCGGTGCCCGACAGCCTCCAACGCAAGATCGACCTGTTCCGCGCCAAGGGCCGCTTGTTCCGGGAGGGGCGCGAGCTGTTCGCGACGACGAGCTGGGTGGCGGTGTGCCTGGGCCAACATATCGTCCCGGAAAGCCACGAACCCGCCGCCGACGCGCTGGACGAGGGCAAGGTCGCGCAGGCGCTGATGCAGATGCACGACGAGTATCGCGCCACCGCCGAACGGCTGCCTGCGCATGGCGAGTTCATCCGCCGCGCCGGTGCCGCCTCGCCCTTCGCGTCGCCGGAACCCGCACTGCCCACCTTCTCGTTCGAGCGTGAGTCGCCCTTCGCGGGGCAGGGCTTCACGCTGTGA
- a CDS encoding tryptophan halogenase family protein — translation MRADRIRRVVIVGGGTAGWMAAAGISRVAGELPGLEIELIESEEIGTVGVGEATIPQITLFNAMLGFDEAEFVRETHATYKLGIEFVDWTRLGHRYVHPFGFYGVDMMGVQFHHHWLKARSLGDATPLDAYSLSAVAGMAGKFAHPRPDQPNSPLSKIGYAFQFDAALYARYLRKLAERWGVRRTEGRIVDVEKHGESGHVSAVVLSDGRRIEGELFVDCSGFRGLLIDGAMGSGFEDWSDWLPCDRALAVPCENGGDRLPLTRATARPAGWQWRIPLQHRIGNGYVYSSAHVSDDEAAATLLANLDGVPLAEPRQLRFRAGHRQRAWVGNVVALGLAGGFLEPLESTSIHLVQSGIARLMTLFPARGFDQMEIDRFNAETVQEYVDIRDFLILHYKATERDDTPFWNTCRTLTPPEGLAYKLDMFRKSGRIFREHEELFTETSWLSVMAGQGIEPASYHPIADLLSDRETLERVAHIREVVGETARAMPEHEGFLRRLGCDLTPLRRAS, via the coding sequence GTGAGGGCGGATCGCATCCGCCGCGTCGTGATCGTCGGCGGCGGGACCGCCGGGTGGATGGCGGCCGCGGGCATCTCGCGCGTGGCGGGCGAGCTGCCGGGGCTGGAGATCGAGCTCATCGAATCGGAGGAGATCGGCACCGTCGGTGTCGGCGAAGCGACGATCCCGCAGATCACTTTGTTCAACGCGATGCTCGGCTTCGACGAGGCCGAGTTCGTTCGCGAAACCCATGCGACCTACAAGCTGGGCATCGAGTTCGTCGACTGGACGCGGCTCGGCCACCGCTACGTCCACCCGTTCGGATTCTATGGCGTCGACATGATGGGGGTGCAATTCCACCATCATTGGCTCAAGGCGCGCAGCCTGGGCGACGCGACGCCGCTCGATGCCTATTCGCTGTCGGCGGTCGCTGGCATGGCGGGCAAGTTCGCGCATCCGCGCCCCGACCAGCCCAACTCGCCGCTGTCGAAGATCGGCTACGCGTTCCAGTTCGATGCCGCGCTCTATGCCCGCTACCTGCGCAAGCTCGCCGAGCGGTGGGGCGTCAGGCGGACCGAGGGGCGGATCGTCGATGTCGAGAAGCATGGCGAGAGCGGCCATGTCAGCGCGGTCGTCCTATCCGACGGTCGCCGGATCGAGGGTGAGCTGTTCGTCGACTGCTCGGGCTTTCGCGGGCTGCTGATCGACGGCGCGATGGGATCGGGGTTCGAGGACTGGTCCGACTGGCTACCCTGCGACCGCGCGCTGGCGGTGCCGTGCGAGAATGGCGGCGACCGCCTCCCCCTCACCCGCGCGACCGCACGGCCCGCGGGGTGGCAATGGCGCATTCCGCTCCAGCACCGCATCGGCAACGGCTATGTCTATTCGAGCGCGCACGTCTCCGACGACGAGGCGGCGGCGACGTTGCTCGCCAATCTGGACGGCGTGCCGCTGGCCGAGCCGCGGCAGCTTCGCTTCCGCGCCGGGCATCGACAGCGCGCCTGGGTCGGCAACGTCGTCGCGCTGGGGCTGGCCGGCGGGTTCCTGGAGCCGCTCGAATCGACGAGCATCCATCTCGTCCAGTCGGGCATCGCGCGGCTGATGACGCTGTTCCCCGCGCGCGGTTTCGACCAGATGGAGATCGATCGCTTCAACGCCGAGACGGTCCAGGAATATGTCGACATCCGCGACTTCCTGATCCTCCACTACAAGGCGACCGAGCGCGACGACACGCCGTTCTGGAACACTTGCCGGACGCTGACCCCGCCCGAGGGGCTCGCCTACAAGCTCGACATGTTCCGCAAAAGCGGCCGCATCTTTCGCGAGCATGAGGAGCTGTTCACCGAGACGAGCTGGCTGTCGGTTATGGCCGGCCAGGGGATCGAGCCCGCGAGCTATCACCCGATCGCCGACCTGCTCTCCGACAGGGAGACGCTGGAGCGAGTCGCGCATATCCGCGAGGTGGTGGGGGAGACCGCGCGGGCGATGCCGGAGCATGAGGGCTTCCTGCGCCGCCTCGGCTGCGACCTGACGCCGCTGAGGCGCGCGTCGTGA
- a CDS encoding cupin-like domain-containing protein — translation MIPAPAPIREVVGITRDRFDAEIRPAGEPVVLRGLGADWPAVQAARAGDEVLVDYLKQFSREQPVAAIVGAPEIEGRFGYTDDLTALNFTRGQTPLGPFLDRLLRDRTADRPYAMAVQSIPAAELVPGFEGENRLGLVDASVVPRLWLGNAIRVATHYDLQENVGVVIAGRRRFTLFPPDQVANLYMGPLELTPAGTPISLVDPAAPDIERFPRFGEAAATARSAVLEPGDAIYIPFHWWHAVDSLGPVNILMNWWWTTAAPSGASAYDALLHSLLALGSLPADQRAAWRTMFDHLVFRPDREPADHLPGAVKGVLGPIDRDTAERIRATLVRQLAQPL, via the coding sequence GTGATCCCCGCCCCCGCCCCGATCCGCGAGGTCGTGGGCATTACGCGCGACCGCTTCGATGCCGAGATCCGACCGGCGGGCGAGCCCGTCGTGCTGCGCGGCCTCGGCGCCGACTGGCCCGCGGTGCAGGCGGCACGTGCGGGCGACGAGGTGCTAGTCGATTATCTCAAGCAATTCAGCCGCGAACAGCCCGTCGCCGCGATCGTCGGCGCGCCGGAGATCGAGGGACGCTTCGGCTATACCGACGACCTGACCGCGCTCAACTTCACCCGCGGCCAGACGCCGCTCGGCCCCTTTCTCGATCGGCTGCTGCGCGACCGAACGGCCGACCGCCCCTATGCAATGGCGGTGCAGTCGATTCCAGCCGCCGAGCTGGTGCCGGGGTTCGAGGGCGAGAATCGCTTGGGCTTGGTCGACGCGTCGGTCGTGCCGCGGCTGTGGCTGGGCAACGCGATCCGAGTGGCGACGCATTACGACCTTCAGGAGAATGTCGGCGTCGTCATCGCCGGGCGTCGGCGGTTCACCTTGTTCCCGCCCGACCAGGTCGCAAACCTCTATATGGGGCCGCTGGAGCTGACGCCGGCGGGGACGCCGATCAGCCTGGTCGATCCCGCCGCCCCCGACATCGAGCGCTTTCCGCGCTTTGGCGAGGCCGCGGCCACGGCGCGGAGCGCGGTGCTGGAGCCCGGCGACGCGATCTACATCCCCTTTCACTGGTGGCATGCGGTGGACTCGCTCGGCCCCGTCAATATCCTGATGAACTGGTGGTGGACCACCGCCGCGCCGAGCGGCGCCAGCGCCTATGACGCGCTGCTCCATTCGCTGCTTGCGCTGGGGAGCCTTCCGGCCGACCAGCGCGCGGCGTGGCGGACGATGTTCGACCATCTGGTGTTCCGCCCCGATCGCGAGCCCGCCGACCATCTGCCGGGCGCGGTCAAGGGCGTGCTCGGCCCGATCGATCGCGACACGGCCGAGCGCATCCGCGCGACCCTCGTGCGCCAGCTCGCCCAACCGCTTTGA
- a CDS encoding glycoside hydrolase family 9 protein: MKALLAPFVLLAAAPAAPPAIHLNQLGFLPDGPKRAVIATDAATALDWQVVDAAGKVAARGRTEPVGDDAASGDKVQVADFSGLTTPGEYRLRMAGAENKPFAVRAGLYAPLAKGALNFFYQQRAGVPIEARFAGGERWARPAGHKREVAACFKGADPRGTVWPGCDYTIDVTGGWYDAGDHGKYVVNGGISLWTLLNLYEVTRAFPDGSAALPEAGNGVSDLLDEARVELDFLLRMQVPEGTRTSLPVGQQPRDRALTLTAVDAGGMAHHKIADANWTKLPMPPHEDRETRLLYPPSTAATLNLAAVAAQGARLWRTIDPAFAARSLAAARRAFAAAQRNPEVYAATAFTGSGGYGDAQLADEFFWAAAELYATTAEAPYRDVVTASPRYTDTPVSEPSWSDVGLLGTVTLATAPGIAEPVAAHERARLTALADRFAGERAQTGYRIPYATMRYPWGSNGAILNRGMILGAAHKLSGKAEYRAAMIDTLDYVLGRNPIDQSYVAGFGSRPLANPHHRFWAPSLDKRLPGPPPGTLSGGANNTAFADEVAKRSQGKCAPQRCWADDIGAYAWNEVAINWNAPLVWVAAYVDQAKPANP; encoded by the coding sequence ATGAAAGCGTTGCTCGCGCCGTTCGTCCTGCTCGCCGCCGCGCCCGCGGCACCGCCGGCGATCCACCTGAATCAGCTCGGCTTCCTCCCCGACGGCCCCAAACGCGCGGTGATCGCGACCGACGCCGCGACCGCGCTCGACTGGCAGGTGGTCGATGCCGCGGGCAAGGTCGCGGCGCGCGGGCGAACCGAGCCGGTCGGCGACGATGCCGCCTCCGGCGACAAGGTACAGGTCGCCGACTTCTCCGGCCTGACCACGCCCGGCGAATACCGGCTGCGCATGGCGGGTGCAGAGAACAAGCCGTTCGCGGTGCGCGCCGGCCTCTACGCGCCGCTCGCGAAGGGGGCGCTCAACTTCTTCTACCAGCAGCGCGCGGGCGTGCCGATCGAGGCGCGGTTCGCCGGCGGCGAGCGCTGGGCGCGGCCCGCGGGTCACAAGCGCGAGGTCGCCGCCTGCTTCAAGGGCGCCGATCCGCGCGGCACCGTCTGGCCCGGCTGCGACTACACGATCGACGTGACCGGCGGCTGGTACGATGCCGGCGACCACGGCAAATATGTCGTCAATGGCGGCATTTCGCTGTGGACTCTTCTCAACCTCTACGAAGTCACGCGCGCCTTTCCGGACGGCAGCGCCGCGCTGCCGGAGGCGGGGAACGGCGTCTCCGACCTTCTCGACGAGGCGCGGGTCGAGCTCGACTTCCTGCTGAGGATGCAGGTGCCGGAGGGCACGCGCACGTCGCTGCCGGTAGGGCAGCAGCCCCGCGACCGGGCGCTGACGCTCACCGCCGTGGACGCTGGCGGGATGGCGCACCACAAGATCGCCGACGCCAACTGGACCAAGCTGCCGATGCCGCCGCACGAGGATCGCGAGACGCGCCTCCTCTATCCGCCGAGCACGGCGGCGACGCTCAACCTTGCCGCGGTCGCCGCGCAGGGCGCACGGTTGTGGCGGACGATCGACCCCGCTTTCGCCGCGCGCTCCCTCGCCGCCGCCAGGCGCGCCTTCGCCGCCGCGCAGCGCAACCCGGAGGTGTACGCCGCCACCGCCTTCACCGGCAGCGGCGGCTATGGCGACGCGCAGCTTGCCGACGAGTTCTTCTGGGCCGCAGCCGAGCTCTACGCGACGACGGCCGAGGCACCGTACCGCGACGTCGTCACCGCTTCGCCGCGCTACACCGATACGCCCGTGTCGGAGCCGAGCTGGAGCGATGTCGGCCTGCTCGGCACGGTGACGCTCGCCACCGCCCCCGGCATCGCCGAGCCGGTCGCGGCGCATGAGCGCGCGCGCCTCACCGCGCTCGCCGATCGCTTCGCGGGAGAGCGGGCGCAGACCGGCTATCGCATCCCCTATGCGACGATGCGCTATCCCTGGGGATCGAACGGCGCGATCCTCAATCGCGGGATGATCCTGGGCGCCGCGCACAAGCTCTCGGGGAAGGCCGAATATCGTGCGGCGATGATCGACACGCTCGATTATGTGCTGGGGCGCAATCCCATCGACCAGTCGTATGTCGCCGGCTTCGGCTCGCGCCCGCTTGCCAACCCGCACCACCGCTTCTGGGCGCCCAGCCTGGATAAGCGGCTTCCCGGCCCGCCGCCGGGGACGCTGTCGGGCGGTGCGAACAACACCGCCTTCGCCGACGAGGTCGCGAAGCGCAGCCAGGGCAAATGCGCGCCGCAGCGCTGCTGGGCCGACGACATCGGCGCCTATGCGTGGAACGAAGTCGCGATCAACTGGAACGCGCCGCTGGTGTGGGTCGCGGCCTATGTGGATCAGGCCAAGCCCGCCAACCCTTGA
- a CDS encoding S24 family peptidase, producing the protein MLVEDPRAALARLAAERGVSLTRLSRLIGRNAAYVHQHVTRGSPRRLDEQDRETIAAFLGVDEALLGGRAAPAMAVARYDLSASAGPGTLAEIEAPRRAAMLPAEMLAGLGVRADDASMIRVAGESMVPTLWPGDDILVDAARTDVARSGGVYVLRLGDVLMVKRVAREAGGVRVTSDNPEAESPGLVAPADLSIIGRVVWVSRRL; encoded by the coding sequence ATGTTGGTCGAGGATCCTCGCGCGGCACTGGCGCGGCTGGCGGCGGAGCGGGGCGTCAGCCTGACGAGGCTGTCGCGGTTGATCGGCCGCAACGCCGCCTATGTGCACCAGCACGTGACGCGCGGATCGCCGCGGCGGCTGGACGAGCAGGACCGGGAGACGATCGCGGCGTTCCTGGGTGTGGACGAGGCGCTGCTGGGCGGCCGTGCGGCGCCGGCGATGGCAGTGGCGCGCTACGACCTGTCGGCATCGGCGGGGCCGGGAACGCTGGCGGAGATCGAGGCGCCGCGCCGCGCCGCGATGCTGCCGGCGGAGATGCTGGCGGGGCTGGGCGTGCGCGCCGACGACGCCTCGATGATCCGCGTCGCGGGCGAGTCGATGGTGCCGACCCTGTGGCCGGGCGACGACATCCTCGTCGACGCCGCGCGGACCGACGTGGCGCGGAGCGGCGGCGTCTATGTGCTGCGGCTCGGCGACGTGCTGATGGTCAAGCGTGTGGCGCGCGAGGCCGGCGGCGTTCGCGTGACGAGCGACAATCCGGAGGCGGAGTCGCCCGGTCTGGTCGCCCCCGCCGATCTGTCGATCATCGGCCGCGTGGTGTGGGTCAGCCGGCGGCTATGA
- a CDS encoding TIGR04063 family PEP-CTERM/XrtA system glycosyltransferase — translation MRILHVLDHGLPLHSGYSFRTRAILKAQVARGWQVAGVTGPRYNVVDAPVETFDGLDFHRSSMRPAGPPPIGEWREIGVFARAIERAVDAFRPDILHAHSPVTNALAALRVAKRRGLPLLYEIRAFWEDAAVGNGTGREGSLKYRATRALETWACRRVDAVGVICEGLRGDLIARGIPGDKIMVSPNGVDLSLFGEPMARDEALAAELGIGDEVVGYVGSFYDYEGLDDLIAAMPALVAQRPRAQLLMVGGGPMEPALRAAAAASPVASRIRFVGRVPHNEVERYYSLIDVLAYPRKHMRLTDLVTPLKPLEAMAQRRLVAASDVGGHRELIEDGVTGTLFAPDDPAAIAAAMARLFSDRAGWDARRERARAFVERERNWSSNISRYQPVYQRLCKAAETDESWSRLPPVNA, via the coding sequence ATGCGTATCCTCCACGTCCTCGACCATGGCCTGCCGCTCCACAGCGGCTACAGCTTTCGCACGCGCGCGATCCTCAAGGCGCAGGTGGCGCGCGGGTGGCAGGTCGCGGGCGTCACCGGCCCGCGCTACAACGTCGTCGACGCGCCGGTCGAGACATTCGACGGGCTGGATTTTCATCGCAGCTCGATGCGTCCCGCCGGCCCGCCACCGATCGGCGAGTGGCGCGAGATCGGCGTATTCGCGCGTGCGATCGAGCGGGCGGTCGACGCGTTTCGCCCCGACATTCTCCACGCGCATTCGCCGGTGACGAACGCGCTCGCCGCGCTGCGCGTCGCCAAGCGCCGCGGGCTGCCGCTCCTTTACGAGATCCGCGCCTTCTGGGAGGATGCGGCGGTCGGCAACGGGACCGGGCGGGAAGGGTCGCTCAAATACCGCGCCACCCGCGCGCTGGAGACCTGGGCGTGCCGCCGCGTCGATGCGGTGGGCGTGATCTGCGAGGGGCTGCGCGGTGACCTGATCGCCCGCGGCATTCCTGGCGACAAGATCATGGTCTCGCCCAACGGTGTCGACCTGTCGCTGTTCGGCGAACCGATGGCACGCGACGAGGCGCTCGCCGCCGAGCTCGGCATCGGCGACGAAGTGGTGGGCTATGTCGGCAGCTTCTATGATTATGAGGGGCTGGACGACCTGATCGCGGCGATGCCGGCGCTGGTGGCACAGCGGCCGCGCGCGCAACTGCTGATGGTCGGTGGCGGGCCGATGGAGCCGGCGCTGCGGGCCGCGGCCGCGGCGTCGCCCGTCGCCAGCCGCATCCGCTTCGTCGGCCGCGTGCCGCATAACGAGGTCGAGCGTTATTACAGCCTGATCGACGTGCTCGCCTATCCGCGCAAGCACATGCGACTGACCGACCTGGTCACGCCGCTGAAGCCCCTGGAGGCGATGGCGCAGCGGCGGCTGGTCGCGGCATCCGACGTGGGTGGCCATCGCGAGCTGATCGAGGACGGCGTGACCGGCACGCTGTTCGCGCCCGACGATCCCGCGGCGATCGCGGCGGCGATGGCAAGGCTGTTTTCGGACCGAGCGGGCTGGGACGCGCGTCGGGAGCGGGCACGGGCGTTCGTGGAGCGCGAGCGTAACTGGTCGTCAAATATTTCGCGGTACCAGCCCGTTTACCAACGGCTTTGCAAAGCCGCAGAAACGGATGAATCATGGTCGCGCTTACCGCCAGTCAACGCCTGA